The following are encoded together in the Erwinia sp. E602 genome:
- the argH gene encoding argininosuccinate lyase produces the protein MALWGGRFTQAADRRFKLFNDSLRFDYRLAEQDIIGSVAWSKALVTVNVLTADEQQQLESALNVLLEEVRANPEQILESDAEDIHSWVEGKLIDKVGALGKKLHTGRSRNDQVATDLKLWCKLQVGELLAATRQFQQALVATAEANQDAVMPGYTHLQRAQPVTFAHWCLAYVEMLARDESRLQDTLKRLDVSPLGCGALAGTAYEIDREQLAGWLGFASATRNSLDTVSDRDHVLELLSDASIGMIHLSRFAEDLIFFNTGEAGFVELSDKVTSGSSLMPQKKNPDALELIRGKAGRVQGALTAMSMTLKGLPLAYNKDMQEDKEGLFDALDTWFDCLQMATLVLDGIQVKRPRCQEAAEQGYANSTELADYLVAKGVPFREAHHIVGEAVVEAIAQGVALEALSLADLQKFSSVIGDDVYPVLALQSCLDKRNAQGGVSPQQVAAAIAHAKQRLA, from the coding sequence ATGGCACTTTGGGGTGGACGGTTCACACAGGCAGCCGATCGGCGTTTTAAACTGTTTAATGACTCACTGCGCTTTGACTATCGTCTGGCAGAACAGGACATTATCGGCTCCGTGGCCTGGTCCAAAGCGCTGGTGACGGTCAACGTATTAACCGCAGACGAGCAGCAGCAGCTGGAAAGCGCGCTGAACGTGCTGCTGGAAGAGGTGCGCGCTAATCCGGAGCAGATTCTGGAGAGCGACGCCGAAGATATTCACAGCTGGGTGGAAGGCAAGCTGATCGACAAGGTCGGTGCGCTGGGTAAAAAACTCCACACCGGCCGTAGCCGTAATGACCAGGTCGCTACCGACCTGAAGCTGTGGTGCAAACTGCAGGTGGGCGAGCTGCTGGCCGCCACCCGCCAGTTCCAGCAGGCGCTGGTCGCCACTGCCGAAGCTAACCAGGACGCGGTGATGCCGGGTTATACCCACCTGCAGCGCGCGCAGCCGGTGACCTTTGCCCACTGGTGCCTGGCCTACGTGGAGATGCTGGCGCGCGATGAGAGCCGCCTGCAGGATACCCTGAAGCGCCTCGACGTCAGCCCGCTGGGCTGCGGCGCGCTGGCGGGTACCGCCTATGAGATCGACCGCGAGCAGCTGGCCGGCTGGCTGGGCTTTGCCTCCGCCACCCGTAACAGCCTTGATACCGTCTCCGACCGTGACCACGTGCTGGAGCTGCTGTCTGACGCCTCGATCGGCATGATCCACCTGTCGCGTTTTGCCGAAGATCTGATCTTCTTCAACACCGGTGAAGCGGGCTTCGTTGAGCTGTCGGATAAAGTCACTTCCGGCTCGTCGCTGATGCCGCAGAAGAAAAACCCGGACGCGCTGGAGCTGATCCGCGGTAAAGCCGGCCGCGTGCAGGGCGCGCTGACCGCGATGAGCATGACGCTGAAGGGCCTGCCACTGGCGTACAATAAAGATATGCAGGAAGACAAGGAAGGGCTGTTTGACGCGCTCGACACCTGGTTTGACTGCCTGCAGATGGCTACCCTGGTGCTGGACGGCATTCAGGTGAAGCGTCCGCGCTGCCAGGAAGCGGCCGAACAGGGCTACGCCAACTCCACCGAGCTGGCGGATTACCTGGTCGCCAAAGGCGTACCGTTCCGTGAAGCGCACCATATCGTCGGTGAGGCGGTGGTGGAAGCCATTGCTCAGGGCGTGGCGCTGGAAGCGCTGTCGCTGGCCGACCTGCAGAAGTTCAGCAGCGTGATTGGCGATGACGTCTATCCGGTGCTGGCGCTGCAGTCGTGCCTCGACAAGCGTAACGCGCAGGGCGGCGTATCACCGCAGCAGGTGGCTGCGGCCATCGCGCACGCTAAACAGCGCCTGGCGTAA
- the argE gene encoding acetylornithine deacetylase translates to MKTKLPPFIELYRQLIATPSISATDIALDQSNQTLINLLAGWFRDLGFTTEVQPVPGTRNKFNLLAKSGDGAGGLLLAGHTDTVPFDDGRWTRDPFTLTEHDNKLYGLGTADMKGFFAFILDSLRDVEVSQLKKPLYILATADEETSMAGAMYFASTTAIRPDCAIIGEPTSLKPVRAHKGHLSKAIRIQGQSGHSSDPARGVNAIELMHESITQLMGLRNTLKERYHHDGFAIPYPTMNFGHIIGGDAPNRICACCELHMDIRPLPGLTLSDLDGLLQEALEPVSARWPGRLTVGEMHPPIPGYECPPDHQLVQVVEKLLGVQTEVVNYCTEAPFIQQLCPTLVLGPGSINQAHQPDEYLDTAFIKPTRALISQVVHHFCYH, encoded by the coding sequence GTGAAGACAAAATTACCCCCTTTTATCGAACTATACCGCCAGCTGATTGCCACGCCCTCGATCAGCGCTACGGATATCGCCCTCGATCAGAGTAATCAGACTTTAATCAATTTGCTGGCAGGCTGGTTCCGTGACCTGGGCTTCACCACCGAGGTCCAGCCGGTGCCCGGCACGCGCAATAAATTCAACCTGCTGGCAAAGAGCGGTGACGGTGCCGGCGGCCTGCTGCTGGCCGGCCATACCGACACCGTACCGTTCGACGATGGCCGCTGGACGCGCGATCCGTTCACCCTTACCGAACATGATAATAAGCTCTACGGGCTGGGCACCGCCGATATGAAAGGCTTCTTCGCCTTCATCTTAGACAGCCTGCGTGACGTTGAGGTGTCTCAGCTTAAAAAGCCGCTCTATATCCTCGCCACCGCCGATGAAGAGACCTCAATGGCCGGCGCGATGTACTTCGCCAGCACCACCGCGATTCGTCCGGACTGCGCGATCATCGGCGAACCGACCTCGCTGAAGCCGGTGCGCGCCCACAAGGGCCACCTCTCCAAAGCGATCCGCATCCAGGGCCAGTCCGGCCACTCCAGCGATCCGGCACGCGGCGTCAACGCCATTGAACTGATGCACGAGTCAATCACCCAGCTGATGGGCCTGCGCAACACCCTGAAAGAGCGCTATCACCACGACGGTTTTGCCATCCCCTACCCGACCATGAACTTTGGTCACATCATCGGCGGCGATGCGCCAAACCGCATCTGCGCCTGTTGCGAACTGCATATGGATATTCGCCCGCTGCCGGGGCTGACGCTGAGCGATCTGGATGGCTTACTGCAGGAGGCGCTGGAGCCGGTCAGCGCCCGCTGGCCGGGCCGACTCACCGTCGGTGAGATGCACCCGCCGATCCCGGGCTACGAGTGCCCGCCTGACCATCAGCTGGTGCAGGTGGTGGAGAAACTGCTGGGCGTGCAGACCGAAGTGGTTAACTACTGCACCGAGGCCCCGTTTATTCAGCAGCTGTGCCCGACGCTGGTGCTGGGCCCGGGATCGATCAACCAGGCGCATCAGCCGGATGAATATCTCGACACCGCTTTTATTAAACCGACCCGCGCGCTGATTAGCCAGGTGGTCCATCATTTCTGCTATCACTGA
- a CDS encoding glutathione peroxidase: MFASQEGQSVPQVTFHTRQGDSWVDVTTDELFKDKTVIVFSLPGAFTPTCSSSHLPRYNELSEVFKTHGVDSILCVSVNDTFVMNAWKADQRADNITFIPDGNGDFTRGMEMLVEKAEIGFGPRSWRYSMLVRNGVVEKMFVEPNKPGDPFEVSDADTMLRYVAPEFKVQESVSLFSKPGCPFCAKAKQMLLDRGIKFEEIVLGQDATTVSLRAVTGRATVPQVFIGGRHIGGSDDLEQYFAA, encoded by the coding sequence ATGTTTGCAAGTCAGGAAGGTCAGTCCGTCCCGCAGGTTACTTTTCATACACGTCAGGGCGACAGCTGGGTCGACGTTACCACTGACGAGCTGTTTAAAGATAAAACGGTGATCGTCTTTTCCCTGCCGGGTGCCTTTACCCCAACCTGTTCATCCAGCCATCTGCCGCGCTATAACGAGCTGTCAGAGGTGTTTAAAACACACGGCGTGGACAGCATTCTCTGCGTGTCGGTCAACGACACCTTTGTGATGAACGCATGGAAAGCCGACCAGCGCGCGGATAACATCACCTTCATCCCGGACGGCAACGGCGACTTCACCCGCGGTATGGAGATGCTGGTCGAGAAAGCCGAGATCGGCTTTGGTCCACGCTCATGGCGTTACTCAATGCTGGTGCGCAACGGCGTGGTGGAGAAGATGTTCGTTGAGCCTAACAAGCCGGGCGACCCGTTTGAAGTGTCGGATGCCGACACCATGCTGCGCTACGTGGCACCCGAGTTTAAGGTGCAGGAGTCGGTTTCCCTGTTCAGCAAGCCGGGCTGCCCTTTCTGCGCCAAGGCCAAGCAGATGCTGCTCGATCGCGGCATTAAGTTTGAAGAGATTGTGCTGGGTCAGGATGCAACCACCGTCAGCCTGCGTGCCGTGACCGGCCGGGCGACCGTGCCGCAGGTGTTTATCGGCGGGCGCCATATCGGCGGCAGCGATGATTTAGAGCAGTATTTCGCCGCATAA
- the sthA gene encoding Si-specific NAD(P)(+) transhydrogenase, with product MPQSYDYDAIIIGSGPGGEGAAMGLVKQGARVAVIERYHNIGGGCTHWGTIPSKALRHAVSRIIEFNQNPLYSDHSRLLRSSFADILNHTESVISQQTRMRQGFYERNRCELFQGDARFIDANTIAVESHDGSVEQLTAAKFVIACGSRPYHPPDVDFSHPRVYDSDSILNLHHEPGHVIIYGAGVIGCEYASIFRGLNVKVDLINTRDRLLAFLDQEMSDSLSYHFWNNGVVIRHNEEFEKIEAVSDGVIMHLKSGKKLKADCLLYANGRTGNTDSLGLENVGLEADGRGLLKVNSMYQTAQPHIYAVGDVIGYPSLASAAYDQGRIAAQALVKGEATAHLIEDIPTGIYTIPEISSVGKTEQQLTAMKVPYEVGRAQFKHLARAQIVGMNVGSLKILFHRETKEILGIHCFGERAAEIIHIGQAIMEQKNGGNTIEYFVNTTFNYPTMAEAYRVAALNGLNRLF from the coding sequence ATGCCACAGTCTTATGATTACGACGCGATTATTATTGGTTCCGGTCCGGGGGGTGAAGGTGCCGCCATGGGGCTGGTGAAACAGGGCGCACGAGTCGCGGTGATCGAGCGCTATCATAATATCGGCGGCGGATGTACCCACTGGGGAACCATCCCGTCGAAAGCCCTGCGCCACGCCGTGAGCCGTATCATCGAGTTCAACCAGAACCCCCTGTACAGCGACCACTCACGTCTTCTGCGCTCCTCTTTTGCCGACATCCTTAACCACACCGAAAGCGTCATCAGCCAGCAGACCCGCATGCGTCAGGGCTTCTATGAGCGCAACCGCTGCGAACTGTTCCAGGGCGACGCCCGCTTTATCGATGCCAACACCATTGCGGTAGAGAGTCACGACGGCAGCGTTGAACAGCTGACGGCCGCGAAGTTTGTCATCGCCTGCGGGTCGCGCCCGTATCATCCACCGGACGTCGACTTCAGCCACCCGCGCGTTTACGACAGCGATTCGATCCTCAACCTGCACCATGAACCGGGCCACGTGATTATCTACGGTGCCGGGGTGATCGGCTGTGAATATGCGTCAATTTTCCGCGGCCTGAACGTCAAGGTTGACCTGATCAACACCCGCGATCGCCTGCTGGCGTTTCTCGATCAGGAGATGTCAGACTCGCTCTCCTATCACTTCTGGAACAACGGCGTGGTGATCCGTCACAACGAAGAGTTTGAGAAGATTGAGGCAGTCAGCGACGGGGTGATCATGCACCTGAAGTCTGGCAAGAAGCTGAAGGCAGACTGCCTGCTGTACGCGAACGGCCGCACCGGTAACACGGATTCGCTGGGGCTGGAAAACGTCGGGCTGGAAGCAGACGGCCGTGGCCTGTTAAAGGTCAACAGCATGTATCAGACCGCACAGCCGCATATCTACGCGGTCGGTGACGTGATCGGCTACCCGAGCCTGGCATCAGCCGCTTACGATCAGGGCCGTATTGCCGCGCAGGCGCTGGTAAAAGGTGAGGCGACCGCCCATCTGATCGAAGATATTCCGACCGGCATCTACACCATTCCTGAGATCAGCTCGGTCGGTAAAACCGAACAGCAGCTGACCGCCATGAAGGTGCCTTACGAAGTGGGCCGTGCGCAGTTCAAACACCTGGCACGCGCGCAGATCGTCGGGATGAACGTCGGCAGCCTGAAAATTCTGTTCCATCGCGAAACCAAAGAGATTCTCGGCATTCACTGCTTTGGCGAGCGCGCCGCCGAGATTATTCATATCGGCCAGGCGATTATGGAACAGAAAAACGGTGGTAACACCATTGAGTACTTTGTGAATACCACCTTTAACTACCCGACCATGGCTGAAGCCTACCGGGTTGCCGCACTGAACGGCCTGAACCGCTTATTTTAA
- the fabR gene encoding HTH-type transcriptional repressor FabR, translating into MGVRAQQKERTRRSLIEAAFSQLSAERSFASLSLREVAREAGIAPTSFYRHFRDVDELGLTMVDESGLMLRQLMRQARQRIAKGGSVIRTSVATFMEFIGNNPNAFRLLLRERSGTSAAFRAAVAREIQHFIAELADYLEVENRMPRSFTEAQAEAMVIIVFNAGAEALDIDAGQRRQLEERLVLQLRMISKGAYYWYRREQEKLAVTLESKE; encoded by the coding sequence ATGGGCGTCAGAGCGCAGCAAAAAGAACGTACACGGCGGTCACTTATTGAAGCGGCATTCAGCCAGCTCAGTGCCGAGCGTAGCTTCGCCAGCCTGAGCCTGCGCGAAGTGGCCAGGGAAGCCGGCATCGCCCCAACGTCATTCTATCGTCATTTTCGTGATGTAGATGAGTTAGGGCTGACCATGGTTGATGAGAGTGGCCTGATGTTGCGCCAGCTGATGCGTCAGGCGCGTCAGCGTATCGCCAAAGGGGGCAGCGTAATCCGCACCTCGGTGGCAACATTTATGGAATTTATCGGCAATAATCCAAACGCCTTTCGCCTGCTGTTGCGGGAGCGTTCCGGCACCTCGGCGGCGTTTCGTGCCGCGGTAGCGCGTGAAATTCAGCATTTTATCGCCGAGCTCGCCGATTACCTCGAGGTGGAAAACCGCATGCCGCGCAGCTTTACCGAAGCGCAGGCCGAAGCGATGGTGATTATCGTCTTTAACGCCGGTGCCGAAGCGCTGGATATTGATGCCGGGCAGCGTCGGCAGCTGGAAGAGCGGCTGGTGCTGCAGCTGCGGATGATCTCCAAAGGGGCTTACTACTGGTATCGCCGCGAGCAGGAGAAACTGGCGGTGACGCTTGAATCTAAAGAGTGA
- a CDS encoding YijD family membrane protein, with protein sequence MSLAPQRDKGTLLLAFITGLSINGTFMALFSSVVPFTVFPLIALALAAWCLHQRYLNRAMPEGMPSLAAAFFLLGILLYSAVVRAQYPDIGSNFIPTILMVVVVFWIAMRVKKAPHS encoded by the coding sequence ATGAGTTTAGCTCCACAACGCGATAAAGGGACGCTGCTGCTGGCGTTTATCACCGGACTTTCAATCAACGGCACCTTTATGGCGCTGTTCAGCTCTGTCGTTCCGTTCACCGTTTTCCCGCTGATTGCCCTGGCGCTGGCGGCCTGGTGCCTGCATCAGCGCTACCTGAACCGTGCGATGCCGGAAGGGATGCCGTCGCTGGCCGCTGCCTTCTTCCTGCTGGGGATCCTGCTGTATAGCGCGGTAGTGCGTGCTCAGTACCCGGATATTGGTTCGAACTTTATTCCGACCATCCTGATGGTGGTGGTGGTGTTCTGGATCGCCATGCGGGTGAAGAAGGCGCCACACTCCTGA
- the trmA gene encoding tRNA (uridine(54)-C5)-methyltransferase TrmA, with protein MTPEQLPTEQYEDQLAEKVARLTSMLAPFSAPEVEVFRSPVSHYRMRAEFRIWHDGDDLYHIIFDQQTRQRIRVDSFPAASELINRMMTRLLDAVRDVRVLRFKLFQIDYLSTTSGQIVVSLLYHRKLDDEWQQAATALRDTLRAEGFDLQLIGRATKTKICLDRDYVDERLTIDGQEMIYRQVENSFTQPNAAVNVKMLEWALDTTRNASGDLLELYCGNGNFSLALARNFRRVLATEIAKPSVASAQYNIAVNQIDNVQIIRMAAEEFTQAMNGERSFNRLEGIDLQSYECETIFVDPPRSGLDEETVKMVQAYPRILYISCNPQTLCDNLATLSATHDVSRLALFDQFPYTHHMECGVLLTRR; from the coding sequence ATGACGCCCGAACAGCTGCCCACTGAACAGTACGAAGATCAACTTGCCGAAAAGGTGGCGCGACTGACGTCAATGCTGGCACCGTTCAGCGCCCCTGAGGTGGAAGTCTTCCGTTCCCCGGTCAGCCACTACCGGATGCGCGCGGAGTTTCGTATCTGGCACGATGGCGACGACCTCTACCACATTATCTTCGATCAGCAGACCCGCCAGCGCATCCGCGTGGACAGCTTCCCGGCGGCCAGCGAGCTGATCAACCGCATGATGACCCGTCTGCTGGACGCGGTGCGCGACGTGCGCGTGCTGCGCTTCAAGCTGTTCCAGATTGATTATCTCTCCACGACCAGCGGGCAGATCGTGGTGTCGCTGCTCTATCACCGCAAGCTCGACGACGAGTGGCAGCAGGCGGCTACCGCACTGCGCGACACGCTGCGGGCAGAGGGCTTTGATCTGCAGCTGATTGGCCGCGCCACCAAAACCAAGATCTGCCTTGACCGTGACTACGTGGACGAGCGGCTGACCATTGACGGCCAGGAGATGATTTATCGTCAGGTCGAGAACAGCTTTACCCAGCCCAACGCGGCGGTAAACGTGAAAATGCTCGAGTGGGCGCTGGATACCACACGTAACGCCAGCGGCGATCTGCTGGAGCTGTACTGCGGCAACGGCAATTTCTCACTGGCGCTGGCGCGCAACTTCCGTCGGGTGCTGGCGACCGAGATCGCCAAGCCGTCGGTCGCCTCGGCCCAGTACAATATCGCCGTCAACCAGATCGACAACGTGCAGATTATCCGCATGGCGGCAGAAGAGTTTACCCAGGCCATGAACGGCGAGCGCAGCTTTAACCGGCTGGAAGGCATCGATCTGCAGAGCTACGAGTGTGAAACGATTTTTGTCGATCCGCCGCGCAGCGGGCTGGATGAAGAGACGGTGAAGATGGTGCAGGCCTATCCGCGCATTCTGTACATCTCATGCAACCCGCAGACGCTGTGCGATAACCTCGCCACGCTGTCGGCCACCCACGACGTCAGCCGGCTGGCGCTGTTTGACCAGTTCCCGTACACCCATCATATGGAGTGCGGCGTGCTGCTGACGCGCCGTTAA
- the argB gene encoding acetylglutamate kinase, with protein MTSPLIIKLGGVLLDSEEALTRLFDALVSYRSTHQRPLLIVHGGGCLVDELMSKLSLPVKKKNGLRVTPADQIDIITGALAGTANKTLLAWSTKHGIPAVGLCLGDGNSVKVAQFDDELGHVGQASAGSPLLINTLLSAGFLPVVSSIGITADGLLMNVNADQAATALAATLGADLVLLSDVSGILDADKQRIPEMTATKAEKLIADGVITDGMIVKVNAALDAARTLGRPVDIASWRHAEQLPDLFNGVSIGTRILA; from the coding sequence ATGACCAGTCCGTTAATTATCAAGTTAGGTGGCGTATTGCTGGACAGCGAAGAGGCGTTGACGCGCCTGTTTGATGCCCTGGTCAGCTACCGTAGCACGCATCAGCGTCCGTTGCTGATCGTTCACGGTGGTGGCTGCCTGGTTGATGAGCTGATGAGCAAGCTGTCGCTGCCGGTGAAAAAGAAAAACGGCCTGCGGGTGACCCCGGCCGACCAGATTGACATCATTACCGGCGCGCTGGCGGGCACCGCCAATAAAACGCTGCTGGCCTGGTCAACAAAACATGGCATTCCTGCTGTTGGCCTCTGCCTGGGCGACGGTAACAGTGTTAAGGTGGCACAGTTTGATGATGAACTGGGGCACGTGGGCCAGGCGTCGGCGGGCTCGCCGCTGCTGATTAACACTCTGCTTAGCGCCGGCTTCCTGCCGGTGGTCAGCTCGATCGGCATTACCGCGGATGGCCTGCTGATGAACGTCAACGCCGACCAGGCGGCCACCGCGCTGGCGGCCACGCTGGGTGCCGATCTGGTGCTGCTGTCGGACGTGAGCGGCATCCTCGACGCGGACAAGCAGCGTATCCCTGAGATGACGGCGACAAAAGCGGAAAAACTGATCGCTGACGGCGTGATCACCGACGGAATGATTGTTAAAGTCAATGCAGCACTGGATGCCGCCCGCACGCTGGGCCGTCCGGTCGATATTGCCAGCTGGCGCCATGCGGAACAGCTGCCAGATTTGTTTAACGGTGTGTCCATCGGCACCCGGATCCTCGCTTAA
- the oxyR gene encoding DNA-binding transcriptional regulator OxyR, with protein sequence MNIRDLEYLVALAEHRHFRRAADACHVSQPTLSGQIRKLEDELGVMLLERTSRKVLFTQAGLLLVDQARTVLREVKVLKEMASQQGEAMSGPLHIGLIPTVGPYLLPQIIPSLHKTFPKLEMYLHEAQTQQLLAQLDSGKLDCAILALVKESEAFIEVPLFDEPMKLAVYQDHPWRDRDRVPMSDLAGEKLLMLEDGHCLRDQAMGFCFQAGADEDTHFRATSLETLRNMVAAGSGITLLPALAVPKERVRDGVCYLTCYKPEPQRTIALVYRPGSPLRGRYEQLAEAIREHMQGVMAGSLK encoded by the coding sequence ATGAATATTCGCGATCTTGAGTACCTGGTTGCGCTGGCTGAACACCGCCACTTCCGCCGGGCGGCGGATGCCTGCCACGTCAGCCAGCCGACGCTGAGCGGACAGATCCGCAAGCTGGAAGATGAGCTGGGCGTGATGCTGCTGGAACGCACCAGCCGCAAGGTGCTGTTCACCCAGGCCGGCCTGCTGCTGGTGGACCAGGCCCGTACCGTGCTGCGGGAAGTCAAAGTCCTGAAAGAGATGGCCAGCCAGCAGGGCGAGGCGATGTCCGGGCCGCTGCATATCGGCCTGATCCCCACCGTTGGTCCCTATCTGCTGCCGCAGATTATTCCGTCGCTGCACAAGACGTTTCCAAAGCTGGAGATGTACCTGCACGAGGCCCAGACCCAGCAGCTGCTGGCCCAGCTGGACAGCGGCAAGCTCGACTGTGCGATTCTGGCGCTGGTCAAAGAGTCAGAGGCGTTTATTGAAGTGCCGCTGTTCGACGAGCCGATGAAGCTGGCGGTCTATCAGGATCACCCGTGGCGCGATCGCGATCGGGTGCCGATGTCGGACCTGGCCGGTGAAAAGCTGCTGATGCTGGAAGATGGCCACTGCCTGCGCGATCAGGCAATGGGCTTCTGCTTCCAGGCGGGAGCGGATGAAGATACCCATTTCCGCGCTACCAGTCTGGAGACCTTACGCAATATGGTGGCGGCGGGAAGCGGCATTACGCTGCTGCCTGCGCTGGCGGTACCGAAGGAGCGCGTACGCGACGGCGTCTGCTATCTGACGTGCTATAAGCCGGAACCACAGCGCACCATTGCGCTGGTGTATCGTCCGGGTTCGCCCCTGCGCGGCCGCTATGAGCAGCTGGCAGAGGCGATCCGTGAACATATGCAGGGTGTAATGGCGGGCAGTTTAAAATAA
- a CDS encoding argininosuccinate synthase, which translates to MQDKSIKKIVLAYSGGLDTSAIIPWLKENYGGCEVVAFVADIGQDPKDLEGVEQKALQSGASECHVVDLREEFISEYVYPVLQTGALYEGTYLLGTSMARPIIAKAQVELALKVGADALCHGATGKGNDQVRFETTYTALAPQLKVVAPWREWNLRSREALLDYLKERNIPTTASLEKIYSRDENAWHISTEGGVLESPWNAPNKDCWVWTVDPLEAPDQPEQVTVSVEKGRVVAVNGEALSPFGCLDKLNAIGARHGVGRIDIVENRLVGIKSRGCYETPGGTIMVNALRAVEQLVLDRDSFKWREQLGLEMSYVVYDGRWFAPLRKSIQASAEALAEEVNGEVVLQLYKGQVTAIQKKSANSLYSEEFATFGEDEVYDHRHAGGFIRLFSLSSRIRALNEKK; encoded by the coding sequence ATGCAAGACAAGAGCATCAAGAAAATCGTACTGGCTTACTCCGGCGGCCTGGATACCTCGGCGATCATTCCCTGGCTGAAAGAGAACTACGGCGGCTGTGAAGTGGTGGCGTTTGTGGCGGATATTGGCCAGGATCCAAAAGATCTGGAAGGCGTTGAGCAGAAAGCGCTGCAGTCCGGTGCTTCTGAGTGCCACGTGGTGGATCTGCGTGAAGAGTTTATCAGCGAGTACGTTTATCCGGTGCTGCAGACCGGTGCACTGTATGAAGGCACTTACCTGCTGGGTACCTCAATGGCGCGCCCAATCATCGCCAAAGCCCAGGTTGAGCTGGCGCTGAAGGTCGGTGCTGATGCCCTGTGCCACGGCGCGACCGGTAAAGGTAACGACCAGGTGCGTTTCGAAACCACCTACACCGCACTGGCTCCACAGTTGAAAGTAGTTGCGCCATGGCGTGAGTGGAACCTGCGTTCCCGTGAAGCGCTGCTCGACTATCTGAAAGAGCGCAATATCCCGACCACCGCGTCGCTGGAAAAAATCTACAGCCGTGATGAGAACGCCTGGCACATCTCTACCGAAGGCGGCGTGCTGGAAAGCCCGTGGAATGCCCCGAACAAAGACTGCTGGGTGTGGACCGTCGATCCGCTGGAAGCACCGGACCAGCCTGAGCAGGTCACCGTTTCCGTAGAGAAAGGCCGCGTGGTTGCCGTTAACGGCGAAGCGCTGAGCCCGTTTGGCTGCCTGGACAAGCTGAACGCCATCGGTGCGCGTCACGGCGTGGGCCGCATCGATATCGTGGAAAACCGTCTGGTGGGCATCAAATCCCGCGGCTGCTACGAAACCCCTGGCGGCACCATCATGGTTAACGCGCTGCGTGCGGTAGAGCAGCTGGTTCTGGACCGTGACAGCTTCAAATGGCGCGAGCAGCTGGGCCTGGAGATGTCTTATGTGGTTTACGACGGCCGCTGGTTCGCGCCGCTGCGTAAATCCATCCAGGCCTCTGCCGAAGCGCTGGCGGAAGAAGTAAACGGTGAAGTGGTGCTGCAGCTCTACAAAGGCCAGGTCACCGCGATTCAGAAGAAATCGGCTAACAGCCTCTACTCTGAAGAGTTCGCCACCTTCGGCGAAGACGAAGTGTACGATCACCGTCACGCGGGCGGCTTTATCCGTCTGTTCTCCCTCTCTTCACGCATCCGCGCGCTGAACGAGAAGAAGTAA